The proteins below come from a single Solidesulfovibrio sp. genomic window:
- a CDS encoding tetratricopeptide repeat protein: MFRFFPARAVLGVAVLGLALAGCQKQPPASVVETPAVAKPSAAARLEAGKRAVAAGQCPKALADLEEAARLEPRGTEARLYLGICAAASGDLAKAREFLGQAAALDPADPRPQEALGIALYEAGQREDAARQLAEASKRGSKSAQAQYYLGNLAMMAGDCREGLSAYRRAMILDPAFAPAVVEYKNARVACAQAETPPPPPPPPPAPKPKPAPQPPAAPSTATPSSAQPAATPAAAVSPGTP, translated from the coding sequence ATGTTTCGCTTTTTTCCGGCCAGGGCCGTCCTTGGCGTCGCGGTCCTGGGGCTGGCCTTGGCCGGTTGCCAGAAGCAGCCCCCGGCCTCGGTGGTCGAAACGCCGGCCGTGGCCAAGCCGTCGGCCGCCGCGCGCCTGGAGGCGGGCAAGCGGGCCGTCGCCGCCGGCCAGTGCCCCAAGGCCCTGGCCGACCTCGAGGAGGCCGCCCGCCTGGAGCCGCGCGGCACGGAGGCCCGGCTCTATCTCGGCATCTGCGCCGCCGCCTCCGGCGACCTGGCCAAGGCCCGGGAGTTTCTCGGCCAAGCCGCCGCCCTGGACCCGGCCGATCCCCGTCCCCAGGAGGCCCTGGGCATCGCCCTGTACGAGGCCGGGCAGCGGGAGGACGCGGCCAGGCAATTGGCCGAGGCTTCCAAGCGCGGCTCGAAAAGCGCCCAGGCCCAGTACTATCTGGGCAACCTGGCCATGATGGCCGGGGATTGCCGCGAGGGGCTCTCGGCCTACCGCCGGGCCATGATCCTCGACCCGGCCTTCGCCCCGGCCGTGGTGGAATACAAGAACGCCCGGGTGGCCTGCGCCCAGGCCGAAACGCCGCCGCCGCCCCCCCCGCCGCCTCCGGCGCCCAAACCCAAGCCCGCGCCCCAGCCGCCGGCCGCGCCGTCGACGGCCACCCCGTCAAGCGCGCAACCGGCCGCCACGCCGGCCGCGGCCGTCTCGCCCGGAACGCCCTAG
- the murI gene encoding glutamate racemase, with protein MHCDASCPIGIFDSGVGGLTVARAVMDRLPHERIVYFGDTARVPYGVKSPDTVARYAGEITKFLLDKNVKLLVVACNTMAAVALPAITALSPVPVIEVVTAGAKSALAVSKTRRIGIIATPSTIASRAYEKALALFGGPDVRVVAKACPLFVPLVEEGWLDHPATRLVAEEYLLPLLAEDLDTLILGCTHYPLLAPLLQSVAGPGVRLQDSATAMAERAAAVLAELGLAQGDGAPRHVFHVTDLPLRFREIGERFLGRPMEDVRLEKM; from the coding sequence GTGCACTGCGACGCATCCTGTCCCATCGGCATCTTCGACTCCGGCGTCGGCGGCCTCACCGTCGCCCGCGCCGTCATGGACCGCCTGCCACACGAACGCATCGTCTATTTCGGCGACACCGCCCGCGTGCCCTACGGCGTCAAGTCCCCGGACACCGTGGCCCGCTACGCCGGCGAAATCACGAAATTCCTGCTGGATAAAAACGTCAAGCTGCTCGTGGTGGCCTGCAACACCATGGCCGCCGTGGCCCTGCCGGCCATCACCGCCCTTTCGCCCGTGCCCGTCATCGAGGTGGTCACGGCCGGGGCCAAAAGCGCCCTGGCCGTCTCGAAGACCCGGCGCATCGGCATCATCGCCACGCCCTCGACCATCGCCAGCCGCGCCTACGAAAAAGCCCTGGCCCTGTTCGGCGGCCCGGACGTCCGGGTGGTGGCCAAGGCCTGCCCGCTGTTCGTGCCCCTGGTGGAGGAGGGCTGGCTGGACCATCCGGCCACCCGGCTCGTGGCCGAGGAATACCTGCTGCCGCTTCTGGCCGAGGACCTGGACACGCTGATCCTGGGCTGCACCCATTACCCGCTGCTGGCGCCGCTGCTGCAATCCGTGGCCGGGCCGGGGGTGCGGCTCCAGGATTCGGCCACGGCCATGGCCGAGCGGGCCGCCGCCGTCCTGGCCGAACTGGGCCTGGCCCAGGGGGACGGCGCGCCGCGCCACGTCTTTCACGTCACGGACCTGCCGCTGCGCTTCCGGGAAATCGGCGAACGCTTCCTGGGCCGGCCCATGGAGGACGTGCGCCTGGAGAAGATGTAG
- a CDS encoding split-Soret cytochrome c yields the protein MALSRREMLASFGGLALGSALAATVGRAVAAPFDQAAPAFGWTPRKLDGAACARTAYAGYWHEDYGCCYGTFYAIVGTMAEQYGAPYNQFPFTMMEVGKSGISDWGTICGALLGVACAYALFWGRKERNPMVTELFCWYEQTAFPAFDPGGAAKGAPGPLPTSRSDSVLCHISVSRWCFASKIAEGSKQRNERCARVTADVAQKGIAILNAKIDGAFAPAGKSESVAYCGECHGRGKTADDTKGLMDCKPCHGGGEHVRDKFRDHPS from the coding sequence ATGGCACTGAGCAGACGTGAGATGCTGGCCAGCTTCGGCGGCCTGGCCCTGGGCTCGGCCCTGGCCGCAACGGTGGGCCGGGCGGTGGCCGCCCCCTTCGACCAGGCCGCGCCCGCCTTCGGCTGGACGCCCCGCAAGCTCGATGGGGCGGCCTGCGCCAGGACGGCCTATGCCGGCTACTGGCACGAGGACTATGGCTGCTGCTACGGGACGTTTTATGCCATCGTCGGCACCATGGCCGAGCAGTACGGCGCTCCGTACAACCAGTTTCCCTTCACCATGATGGAGGTGGGCAAAAGCGGCATCTCGGACTGGGGCACCATCTGCGGCGCGCTGCTGGGCGTGGCCTGCGCCTATGCCCTGTTCTGGGGCCGCAAGGAACGCAACCCCATGGTGACGGAACTGTTCTGCTGGTACGAGCAGACCGCCTTTCCGGCCTTCGACCCGGGCGGCGCGGCCAAGGGCGCGCCCGGCCCCCTGCCGACCAGCCGGTCGGACTCGGTGCTGTGCCACATTTCCGTGAGCCGCTGGTGCTTCGCCTCCAAGATCGCCGAGGGCAGCAAGCAGCGCAACGAACGCTGCGCCCGGGTCACGGCCGACGTGGCCCAAAAGGGCATCGCCATCCTCAACGCCAAGATCGACGGGGCCTTCGCGCCGGCCGGCAAGTCCGAATCCGTGGCCTACTGCGGCGAATGCCACGGCCGGGGCAAGACGGCCGACGACACCAAGGGCCTGATGGACTGCAAACCCTGCCACGGCGGCGGCGAGCACGTGCGGGACAAGTTCCGCGACCATCCCTCCTGA
- a CDS encoding ATP-binding protein: MAIPTAPEEGRRAASPWNHDETARLEAALRRRYDPPAVLVDGEGAIRCARGALSPWLRPPRDTEPANLLALAHPGLRPVLRQALVQARDTGRPVTMPPVWPDAETGTGVTVAVAPVPDADGEARRLLVVFEPGPAQAPAQGRNDGRRPAEQELRDVQRLAHIGSVFWDTRRDTTTTSEGLQALFGLDPQAPFPSLEEQRGRLYTEESWHRLRLAMDEARRTGKGFDMDLEARRDGEPFWISTRCEVVRDDDGQVMGLRRTVQDITERKTLEQAMAFLATCGRDRGGRDFFASLALYLAAVLRMEYVCVDSLDGDGLTATTLAFVSDGRIGDNFSYALADTPCGQVVGKAVCVHPTGVRALFPNDPMLGEIRADGYVGVTLWDSAGRPNGLIACLSRQPLGNIRLAESILTLAGIRAGGELERRKAKEALVAAKEAAEIASRTKSEFLANMSHEIRTPLNGVLGMLQLLATTSLDPEQGEYVKAATVSSLRLTRLLSDILDLSRIEAGKLVLHEAAFEPSGLRGAVLDLFAATAGDKGIALEFELDPRLPPTLVGDEVRLRQILFNLVGNALKFTEQGQVRVEVALLCHGGGRARILFAVSDTGVGIPEARLRDIFEPFVQADGTFTRRFQGAGLGLSIVRRLARLMDGGLDIDSVEGKGTTVCLSLPLRLPAPPATRAQATEAEPPPAASRRLSILLVEDDTVNLLAGKRMLEKLGHAVTTAENGRQALARLARDGIDLVFMDIQMPVMNGLEAVRILREGPSPRPDIPVIALTAYAMAADRKRFLAAGIDDYVAKPVEAHTLAAAIERVLARRATPPAGA, from the coding sequence ATGGCCATTCCGACCGCGCCCGAGGAAGGGCGGCGCGCCGCGTCCCCGTGGAATCACGACGAAACCGCCAGGCTGGAGGCGGCGTTGCGCCGCCGCTACGACCCGCCGGCCGTCCTGGTCGACGGGGAAGGCGCCATCCGGTGCGCGCGGGGCGCGCTTTCCCCCTGGCTGCGCCCGCCCCGCGACACCGAGCCCGCCAACCTCCTGGCCCTGGCCCATCCCGGCTTGCGTCCCGTCCTGCGCCAGGCCCTGGTTCAGGCGAGGGATACCGGGCGGCCCGTGACCATGCCGCCGGTCTGGCCGGACGCCGAGACCGGCACCGGCGTGACCGTGGCCGTCGCCCCCGTGCCCGACGCCGACGGCGAAGCCAGACGGCTGCTGGTGGTGTTCGAACCCGGCCCGGCCCAAGCGCCGGCCCAGGGCCGCAACGACGGGCGGCGCCCGGCCGAACAGGAACTGCGCGACGTCCAGCGCCTGGCCCACATCGGCAGCGTTTTCTGGGATACCCGCCGCGACACCACCACCACTTCGGAAGGACTCCAGGCCCTCTTCGGCCTGGACCCGCAGGCTCCCTTCCCTTCCCTGGAGGAGCAACGGGGCCGGCTGTACACCGAGGAAAGCTGGCATCGCCTGCGCCTGGCCATGGACGAGGCCCGGCGCACGGGCAAGGGCTTCGACATGGACCTCGAGGCCCGGCGCGACGGCGAGCCGTTTTGGATAAGCACCCGGTGCGAGGTGGTCCGTGACGACGACGGCCAGGTCATGGGCCTTCGCCGCACCGTCCAGGACATCACCGAGCGCAAGACCCTGGAGCAGGCCATGGCCTTTCTGGCCACCTGCGGCCGCGACCGGGGCGGGCGCGACTTCTTTGCCTCCCTGGCCCTGTATCTGGCCGCCGTGCTGCGCATGGAGTACGTGTGCGTGGACAGCCTGGACGGCGACGGCCTGACCGCCACCACCCTGGCCTTCGTGAGCGACGGGCGCATCGGGGACAACTTCTCCTACGCCCTGGCCGACACCCCCTGTGGCCAGGTGGTGGGCAAGGCCGTGTGCGTCCACCCCACGGGCGTGCGCGCCCTTTTCCCCAACGACCCGATGCTGGGGGAGATCCGGGCCGACGGCTACGTGGGCGTCACCCTCTGGGACAGCGCCGGCCGGCCCAACGGCCTCATCGCCTGCCTCAGCCGCCAGCCCCTGGGCAACATCCGCCTGGCCGAATCCATCCTGACCCTGGCCGGCATCCGGGCCGGCGGCGAACTGGAGCGCCGCAAGGCCAAGGAGGCCCTGGTGGCGGCCAAGGAGGCGGCCGAGATCGCCAGCCGCACCAAGTCGGAATTCCTGGCCAACATGAGCCACGAGATCCGCACCCCCTTAAACGGCGTGCTCGGCATGCTCCAACTGCTGGCGACCACGTCCCTCGACCCCGAACAGGGGGAATACGTCAAGGCCGCCACCGTAAGCTCCCTGCGCCTGACGCGGCTTCTTTCCGACATCCTGGACCTCTCCCGCATCGAGGCCGGCAAGCTCGTCCTGCACGAGGCGGCCTTTGAGCCCTCGGGGCTGCGCGGCGCGGTCCTGGACCTGTTCGCCGCCACGGCCGGGGACAAGGGGATCGCCCTGGAGTTCGAACTGGACCCGCGCCTGCCGCCCACCCTGGTCGGCGACGAGGTCCGGTTGCGCCAGATCCTGTTCAACCTCGTGGGCAATGCCCTCAAATTCACGGAACAGGGCCAGGTGCGGGTGGAGGTGGCCCTGCTTTGCCACGGCGGCGGGCGGGCGCGCATTCTGTTCGCCGTTTCCGACACGGGCGTCGGCATCCCCGAAGCCCGGCTGCGCGACATCTTCGAGCCCTTCGTCCAGGCCGACGGCACCTTCACCCGCCGTTTCCAGGGGGCGGGGCTGGGCCTTTCCATCGTGCGCCGGCTGGCGCGGCTCATGGACGGCGGGCTCGACATCGACTCCGTCGAGGGAAAGGGCACCACGGTGTGCCTGTCCCTGCCGCTTCGCCTGCCGGCCCCCCCGGCGACCCGCGCCCAGGCCACCGAGGCGGAGCCGCCGCCGGCCGCCTCGCGCCGGCTCTCCATCCTCCTGGTGGAGGACGACACGGTCAACCTGCTGGCCGGCAAACGCATGCTCGAAAAACTCGGCCACGCCGTGACCACGGCCGAAAACGGCCGCCAGGCCCTGGCCCGCCTGGCCCGGGACGGCATCGACCTGGTGTTCATGGACATCCAGATGCCGGTCATGAACGGCCTGGAGGCCGTGCGGATCCTGCGCGAAGGCCCGTCCCCCAGGCCCGACATCCCGGTCATCGCGCTCACGGCCTACGCCATGGCCGCCGACCGGAAACGCTTCCTGGCCGCGGGCATCGACGACTACGTGGCCAAACCCGTGGAGGCCCACACCCTGGCCGCGGCCATCGAGCGCGTCCTGGCCAGGCGGGCGACGCCCCCGGCCGGGGCATAG
- a CDS encoding EVE domain-containing protein → MPRHWLLKTEPGCFSIDDLAAAPGQTTGWDGVRNFQARNFLREMVLGDLALFYHSVTNPGAVGIVSVVREAYPDATARDPQSDHYDPRATAENPLWFMVDVRLAERFAAPVPLSAMRREPGLAGMELLRKGSRLSIMPVGPEEFALVCRLGREASQKA, encoded by the coding sequence ATGCCCCGACACTGGCTGCTCAAGACCGAACCGGGTTGTTTTTCCATCGACGACCTGGCCGCCGCCCCGGGCCAAACCACCGGCTGGGACGGGGTGCGCAACTTCCAGGCCCGCAATTTCCTGCGGGAAATGGTCCTGGGCGACCTGGCCCTGTTCTACCACAGCGTCACCAACCCGGGCGCGGTCGGCATCGTTTCCGTCGTGCGCGAGGCCTACCCCGACGCCACGGCCCGGGACCCGCAAAGCGACCACTACGATCCCCGGGCCACGGCCGAAAACCCCTTGTGGTTCATGGTCGACGTGCGCCTGGCCGAGCGCTTCGCCGCCCCGGTGCCCCTTTCCGCCATGCGCCGGGAGCCGGGGCTGGCCGGGATGGAGCTTTTGCGCAAGGGCTCGCGCCTGTCGATCATGCCGGTCGGGCCCGAGGAATTCGCCCTGGTGTGCCGCCTGGGCCGGGAAGCGTCACAAAAGGCTTGA
- a CDS encoding thiamine pyrophosphate-binding protein has translation MRAATWLLRALAAEGVRHVFLVPAAPGHAFPFDADTDAGVVPIAAASEAGAAMMADGHARASGRFGVCLAEGGLGAAGLVAPAATARADGAPVLFVTWGEEKAAWPGVPDEAALLAPVTAASLAVAEPGRLGPGLRASLTRMLAGPKAPVHLRLSPRARLAEGAAPWTPLDPSAYAPRFVDAQAVERLWRVLVPEGGGPAPTRLAVLAGAGVGKSEAAKQLLAFAELFEIPVATTLGAKGVFPEDHRLSLGVPGRDGAGLAGRLLCCDDLEGLVLLGCSLAGADIPARVLAQVDVDPAVPGRDVSVDVPVVGDCREALSLMMEGGSARINRLRAGNQARAAWLRRIGARGPAGGEGAAVPGVAAPLEPAGVVAALRRALPRQGCLAVDAGAVRDAAARCFAAFAPRTFFAATGRAPEGWAIAAAAGIKAALPDRPVACLTDASGMLGRGLEVATAVRHGLRVVYVVVNAQAPGQAWDGAPAAMPPCDFAALGRALGARGLAVERGEELDRTLALALAGEGPCVVDVRRGRDPA, from the coding sequence ATGCGCGCCGCGACCTGGCTGCTGCGCGCCCTGGCCGCCGAGGGCGTGCGACACGTGTTCCTGGTGCCGGCGGCACCCGGCCACGCCTTCCCGTTCGATGCGGACACCGACGCCGGAGTCGTCCCCATAGCGGCCGCAAGCGAGGCCGGCGCGGCGATGATGGCCGACGGCCATGCCCGGGCCTCGGGCCGTTTCGGGGTCTGCCTGGCCGAGGGCGGCCTCGGGGCGGCCGGCCTGGTCGCCCCGGCGGCGACGGCCCGGGCCGACGGCGCGCCGGTGCTCTTCGTCACCTGGGGCGAGGAAAAGGCCGCCTGGCCGGGGGTGCCCGACGAGGCGGCCCTGCTCGCTCCGGTGACGGCCGCGTCCCTGGCCGTGGCGGAGCCCGGCCGGCTCGGACCCGGGTTGCGGGCCAGCCTGACGCGGATGCTGGCCGGACCCAAGGCCCCGGTCCACTTGCGCCTGTCGCCACGGGCCCGCCTGGCCGAGGGCGCCGCGCCGTGGACGCCGCTTGATCCCTCGGCCTATGCGCCGCGTTTCGTCGACGCCCAGGCCGTGGAGCGGCTGTGGCGCGTCCTGGTGCCCGAGGGCGGCGGCCCGGCGCCCACGCGGCTGGCCGTCCTGGCCGGAGCCGGGGTGGGGAAGTCCGAGGCCGCCAAGCAACTGCTGGCCTTCGCCGAACTCTTCGAGATCCCCGTGGCCACGACCCTTGGAGCCAAGGGCGTTTTTCCCGAGGACCACCGCCTGTCCCTGGGCGTGCCCGGCCGGGACGGCGCCGGGCTGGCCGGGCGGCTGCTTTGCTGCGACGATCTGGAGGGGCTCGTCCTCCTCGGCTGTTCCCTGGCCGGGGCGGACATCCCGGCCCGGGTGCTGGCCCAGGTGGATGTGGACCCGGCCGTGCCCGGGCGCGACGTTTCCGTCGACGTGCCCGTGGTCGGGGACTGCCGCGAGGCCCTCTCCCTCATGATGGAGGGGGGCTCGGCCAGGATCAACCGGTTGCGGGCCGGCAACCAGGCCCGGGCGGCCTGGCTGCGCCGGATCGGGGCCCGGGGGCCGGCCGGCGGCGAAGGCGCCGCCGTGCCCGGCGTGGCCGCGCCCCTGGAACCGGCGGGCGTGGTCGCGGCCCTTCGCCGGGCGCTTCCCCGGCAGGGCTGCCTGGCCGTGGATGCCGGCGCCGTGCGGGACGCGGCGGCCCGCTGTTTCGCGGCTTTCGCGCCGCGCACCTTTTTTGCCGCCACGGGGCGTGCCCCCGAAGGCTGGGCCATCGCGGCGGCGGCGGGCATCAAGGCGGCCCTGCCCGACCGGCCGGTGGCCTGCCTCACGGACGCGTCCGGCATGCTCGGGCGCGGCCTGGAGGTGGCCACGGCCGTACGGCACGGCCTGCGCGTCGTGTACGTCGTGGTCAACGCCCAGGCCCCTGGCCAGGCCTGGGACGGGGCGCCAGCCGCCATGCCCCCGTGCGACTTCGCGGCCCTGGGCCGGGCCCTGGGCGCCCGGGGGCTCGCGGTGGAGCGGGGCGAGGAGCTGGATCGGACCCTGGCCCTGGCCCTGGCCGGGGAAGGGCCGTGCGTGGTGGACGTGCGCCGCGGCCGCGACCCGGCCTAG
- a CDS encoding NAD(P)H-dependent oxidoreductase subunit E, whose product MEPNLAAPLAETTKFRKLCGILDHYGRHPARLVPILQALQEEYRYLPEEVLSYVATSLGIPEANVFGVATFYAHFALTPKGKYIVRLCDGTACHVKHSIPILEALRDRLGVSEDKPTTPDMLFTVETVACLGACGLAPVMVINEDVYGQVTPERAVALVDAIRAKELQ is encoded by the coding sequence ATGGAGCCGAACCTGGCCGCCCCCCTGGCGGAAACCACCAAATTCCGGAAGCTGTGCGGCATCCTCGACCACTACGGCCGACACCCCGCCCGATTGGTGCCCATTTTGCAAGCCCTGCAGGAGGAGTACCGCTACCTGCCCGAGGAGGTGCTGTCCTACGTGGCCACCTCGCTGGGCATCCCCGAGGCCAACGTCTTCGGCGTGGCCACCTTCTACGCCCACTTCGCGCTCACGCCCAAGGGCAAGTACATCGTGCGCCTGTGCGACGGCACCGCCTGCCACGTCAAGCACTCGATCCCCATCCTCGAGGCCCTGCGCGACCGCCTGGGCGTAAGCGAAGACAAACCCACCACCCCGGACATGCTTTTTACCGTGGAAACCGTGGCCTGCCTGGGCGCCTGCGGCCTGGCCCCGGTCATGGTCATAAACGAGGACGTCTACGGCCAGGTCACCCCGGAGCGCGCCGTCGCCCTCGTCGATGCCATCCGGGCCAAGGAGTTGCAGTAA
- a CDS encoding methyl-accepting chemotaxis protein gives MNLQRMFLLVTGCICLATFACIVAVVKSEFEKSIIAQYQEKADILLQSMKAVRAHAGGVVRPEATKLIGKDGFVVALQSTSFAANKVFAAIPEAHRYAVTFRTPSTKPLNPANKASPVESELIAALDARHAAGGGELLWKGVRAVNGQDCYVIALGEVNKESCLPCHKAREDAPADLRDKYPFDQPPRLAGRVETAEVVTIPVDSLYATVRRSSAVLLCVCLAGLALITVSTVLAFRGLVSRPLAALGSYAAAVAGGDLGAMPRGRFRYGLARLKSSIERMVAELRGRIGEAGELARRAEAKAVEADAARGQAETARREAEAGRRDGMRQAAASLRDVVEVVTQRSRDLSGQVERSRRGASAMASVHAAMETAMTGLRASVREIADSAGVAAQSTQWTLEKAGEGEEAVGRAVARIDRVRDQSLAVRADMAELGRQAAGIGRVMGVINDIADQTNLLALNAAIEAARAGEAGRGFAVVADEVRKLAEKTMDATREVGRAIKDIQDGTRKNVGNVEAAVSGIAEASDLAAASREALRGIAAQVADAAGRSRGIVEAASRQGAAQGAVAASMEAMGAEAAGAAEAMAQADAAAAGMVERTRALHALLESLEAAGGQ, from the coding sequence ATGAATCTGCAAAGGATGTTTCTGCTGGTCACCGGGTGCATCTGCCTGGCCACCTTCGCCTGCATCGTGGCCGTCGTCAAAAGCGAATTCGAGAAAAGCATCATCGCCCAGTATCAGGAAAAAGCCGACATCCTCCTGCAGAGCATGAAGGCCGTGCGCGCCCATGCCGGCGGCGTCGTCCGGCCCGAGGCCACGAAACTCATCGGCAAGGACGGCTTCGTCGTGGCCTTGCAGTCCACCTCGTTCGCCGCCAACAAGGTCTTCGCCGCCATCCCCGAGGCCCACCGCTACGCCGTGACCTTCCGCACCCCGTCGACCAAGCCGCTCAATCCGGCCAACAAGGCCAGCCCCGTGGAGTCCGAACTCATCGCCGCCCTGGACGCCCGGCACGCCGCCGGCGGCGGGGAACTCCTCTGGAAGGGGGTGCGCGCCGTCAACGGCCAGGACTGCTACGTCATCGCCCTGGGCGAGGTGAACAAGGAGAGCTGCCTGCCCTGCCACAAGGCCCGGGAGGACGCCCCGGCCGACCTGCGCGACAAGTACCCCTTCGACCAGCCGCCCCGCCTGGCCGGCCGGGTGGAGACGGCCGAGGTCGTGACCATCCCCGTGGACAGCCTGTACGCCACGGTGCGCCGCTCCTCGGCCGTGCTGCTGTGCGTGTGCCTGGCCGGGCTGGCCCTGATCACCGTGTCCACGGTCCTGGCCTTCCGGGGGCTGGTCAGCCGTCCCTTGGCGGCGTTGGGGAGCTATGCCGCGGCCGTGGCCGGCGGGGACCTTGGCGCCATGCCCCGGGGCCGGTTCCGTTACGGGCTGGCGCGGCTCAAATCGTCCATCGAGCGCATGGTGGCCGAGCTTCGCGGCCGCATCGGCGAGGCCGGCGAGCTGGCCCGGCGGGCCGAGGCCAAGGCCGTCGAGGCCGACGCCGCCCGGGGCCAGGCCGAAACGGCCCGCCGCGAGGCCGAGGCCGGCCGGCGCGACGGCATGCGCCAGGCGGCGGCTTCGCTTCGCGACGTGGTGGAGGTGGTCACCCAGCGCTCCCGGGACCTGTCGGGCCAGGTGGAGCGGTCGCGCCGGGGGGCCTCGGCCATGGCCTCGGTCCATGCCGCCATGGAAACGGCCATGACCGGGCTTCGCGCCTCGGTGCGCGAGATCGCGGACAGTGCCGGCGTGGCCGCCCAATCCACCCAATGGACCCTGGAAAAGGCCGGGGAGGGCGAGGAAGCGGTCGGCCGGGCCGTGGCCCGCATCGACCGGGTCCGCGACCAGTCCCTGGCCGTGCGGGCCGACATGGCCGAACTGGGCCGCCAGGCCGCCGGCATCGGCCGCGTCATGGGCGTGATCAACGACATCGCCGACCAGACGAACCTGCTGGCGCTCAATGCCGCCATCGAGGCGGCCCGGGCCGGCGAGGCCGGGCGCGGCTTCGCCGTGGTCGCCGACGAGGTGCGAAAGCTCGCCGAAAAGACCATGGACGCCACCCGCGAGGTGGGCCGGGCCATCAAGGATATCCAGGACGGCACCCGCAAGAACGTCGGCAACGTGGAGGCGGCCGTTTCCGGCATCGCCGAAGCCAGCGACCTGGCCGCGGCCTCGCGGGAGGCCCTGCGCGGCATCGCCGCGCAGGTGGCCGACGCCGCCGGGCGTTCCCGGGGCATTGTCGAGGCGGCCTCGCGCCAGGGCGCGGCCCAGGGAGCGGTGGCCGCCTCCATGGAGGCCATGGGCGCCGAGGCGGCCGGAGCGGCCGAGGCCATGGCCCAGGCCGACGCCGCCGCCGCCGGGATGGTCGAGCGGACCCGGGCCCTGCACGCCCTGCTGGAGTCGTTGGAGGCGGCCGGGGGACAATGA